Proteins encoded by one window of Halobacteriovorax sp. GB3:
- a CDS encoding NGG1p interacting factor NIF3 encodes MKKIVFFVPKKDCEKVKMAMFQAGGGTIGDYDYCAFEGLGVGQFRPGNSANPTIGKLGELERVEEMRVEMICKEDYLSSCLQALVQAHPYEEPAIDVIEVIDYKNFLP; translated from the coding sequence ATGAAAAAAATTGTTTTCTTTGTTCCAAAAAAAGACTGTGAAAAAGTAAAAATGGCCATGTTTCAAGCGGGTGGAGGCACAATCGGTGACTATGATTATTGCGCCTTTGAAGGCCTTGGGGTTGGTCAATTTAGACCAGGAAATTCAGCAAATCCAACCATTGGTAAACTTGGAGAGTTGGAGCGTGTGGAAGAAATGCGCGTAGAAATGATTTGCAAAGAGGATTATTTATCTTCTTGTTTGCAGGCACTCGTTCAGGCCCATCCCTATGAAGAGCCGGCAATTGATGTCATTGAAGTGATCGATTATAAGAATTTCCTCCCTTAA